In Telopea speciosissima isolate NSW1024214 ecotype Mountain lineage chromosome 10, Tspe_v1, whole genome shotgun sequence, the DNA window gaaattttatggacaaaTAGGTCCCAAGGTCTCTTAttcacatatcaagtttcaacccaaataGAATTTATCAAGTGGGAAAATAAAGCATCAAAAGTTTTTTAAAGACCATTAGTGGTTATAGTACCGATAAGTACGCAAGGACAATACACATGGGGGTATGTCATTCGATAGAAGGGCAAATAAATGAATTTGAGACTCAAATTAAACCATTTCTTAAAAATCTAACGGTCAGATTTTCCACATCATTTTTCCACGTGGTAGAATGAAATGTGGCTTTTAagggagtttttttttctaaacaGTAATGTTGGATAACTTATGCTCTCTTTAGATATGTTATACATAGAGCAATCTAGCATAGGGTACAAGAAGGGAGGGGCCCTTTTGTGGATGGTAAAGGTAAGATGATTCAATCCCAAAATCTTCCGGGTGTAGAGACCTGATCAATGGAACCTACTGACACCAAAAAGAAAATGTGGAGGCTTTGAGATTAATGGCTAAACAAACGTTTGAAAATTAGGTGAaaaatcttcttttgtttttttccttgaaGGCTAGgatgttattgttgttgtagaaGAGGtgtccatatatatatacaaatataTTAGGTGATCAATAaaattaacttttttttgtgtggtaaaagtcataaataaaatatttaccaaaaaaaaaaaaaaaatcataaataaaattgATATGGGTTACTAAACTTGACCAATGACCAATCCAAGAGATACCACCTCTATCCAACAAGCAAAAGTAGTGGTCATAGTTTGATagaaaataattgtttttgttTAGGGAAGTGTTTCCTGCGGGGGAGCATGGTCTCTGGTATGTATGAGGGTCAATAAGAGCACGTgcagaagcatcaacaggggtgTCATTCTCCATTTTCATGGGGATGGAGCGGTCATTTCGTATCCCTGTATGTCTGGGTGGAGGCATCACGCTCCCCACAAAAAaccattttcctcttttttacttttttcagAGAAGATTTAACTAAAGGAAAAAGGTTTTCTGAACGGTTGGATGAGTTAACACTTTTGTGTCtgtctttctcttccttctagGAAGGGACCTCGCTGCCCTCTCtaaatgatatatttttttgtcaCACTTCATTGGTTTGCTCCCCTATACTGCATGCTTAGAGAACCTTCTTCCGTATTGAAATTAGACATCCATTAAGCAAATGATAGATATAGCTTCCCCACAAGTATTTCGTGTTTGAAAAGGTGCCCTAataaaatttttggaaaaaagaatgttCCCTAGTTGTGTGGCCCCTGTGCCTAGATGTAGGAGCACATGAAATTACCCTCCCGCtcccatgaaattaaaaaaaaaaactcattaatGTTGATGGCCCTACGCACACTCTCAACGTAGGGGCTACACAACCaggcaacgatctcttgcccaaaatattttaaatcatgAATCTTTATACAACATTAGGGTATTCAAACTATTATAAGAGGAACTCAGGGTTACATGTTAATTCACAAATGCAAACTCTCCAAAGGAATACAACACCTGAGTAGGCTAGCAACCATATGGATTATCAATACTGCCCTCAAACAACTCTTGCACGTATAAATCGCCTTTGTAGAACACTGGGAAATAGATTCATTGTCAAGTATCTCTTTCATTTACAGGTTAACATCATTAGTCCATCACactgatatatatatagtttgGGAGGCATCAACCATTAGTGCACCAAAACTCATAATGATCAATTGCAATGATCAGGACCTCCAGGTTTGGGACCAACCATAAATTATTAATGAGAATCTTATTCTTAACACGAAAATCCGTTCAAGGTTCTCATGTGATCTAGTTTAATATTCACACATATACACTCCATTATTGAGAACACAGTGTTACAATCATATGAACAGAATACCTAGTTGTGAACAATCATAGGTCCAACAGACAACTAGTCACCCATTAATATCATGTAAAtaaattaagggtaatttacacataccacccctgaggtttgatgaaaggataattttaccccccagttttgaaaaattctgcgtacccccctgaggtttgcaaacagtaacaaataagcccattttgtcaattcatgactaacagtgttaaaaataagaggtgaactgacaaaattacccttgcaagaaaatgggaaaaaaaaaacagttttggAACTCCAAGACACCCAATAGAGCCTACGTGTTGATGCAGTTTAGGATAAGGGCTAACAATACATTTGCTGGGCCATGTACCTACATTTGGAACTCCCTCCTTCCAAAGCGAACCACAATATTTTCCTTCCAAGGTACTACACACCAACTTCTGGATTGACAGTTCGGTATTCCATCTGCTAGTACCTTCACACACACCAACTCAAGCAGCTGTAGATGAGTTCATCTCACTCAGAATACGGCAGTATGTATTGTAATCTGATGTGTTTCTGAAGCCAGGAATGACATCTGAGAAGAACCTCAAGACTGCTGCTAGATGTTGAGAGTCATTGGAAGCAAATGCTGCCTCGAGAAATAATGAAGGACGGACAGTATTCACCTGAAAATCCAAAAATGCTTCTATCATAAGTTATTCAACATCACAGATACCACAGTTCCATGTATATATATTGAAGTTAGTGTATTAGTGGAATGACAAACTTGAGTGTGAAGACAAGGAGAAAGCAATGACGATGGCCATAGAGGACGAACCAAAACAGTAAACAAAATGGAGCATGCATGCAAATGAGTTGTGTTTCTCCAGTTTGCAGATCATTAGATCTGTTTCATCAGGTGTAGTCGTAGATGATGAGATACCCCGTTTTCTGAGAGAGGCCATTGGGGCAGGGGAGGTGAACCATAGTGGAAACTTGCTGAGTGATTTAATTATATACTGGGTAGGGGGGACACCTTCTTAGCTACTATTTGGGGCATCCCCCATACTAAGGTGGCCAGGGGAGGGGTTGGGTTGGATTGACTTTACATTTTTACCTCTTTGAAAGCATCCCAACCATATAGTAAATGGATCAGAAATCCCATACTCTAACCCAACCCTCCTCAATTTGTATTCCCCTTTTCTCTTAGCAGCatatataaaaattttaatttatcaaATCCTTGACTTTCAAAGCCAGAGTCCATCTTGTTGATGTATGCATTTACGCTGTCCTTCCCTAcaagttcgagcttttaggtgaaacggtagcgaacatggtatcaaagcaaggaGGTTGAGTGTTCGACTCCTGGGAAGTGTCAAAGGAAGTTTTCCCCTACTTCTTTTCCCTTGATGTCATGTGTGGGCACATGTATGTGTCACGTGCAAGGACCGAAAGGCCTACACATGCAgaggagtgttgatgtatacatttacaTTGCCCTTTCCTAcaagttcgagcttttaggtgaaacggtagcgaacACATTCTACACTCCGGtgccaaaagaaaagaagaacctaCCTTAATAGCAACAAAAAGTTAAATACTAACCTAAGGTGGGTAGTTtcagttggcaaggaccaaGACCTCATAAtaaagaggtcatgagttcaactctccttggggcctacccattaaaaaaaaaattcgctATTACgctaaaaatcaattaaaaggGATATGAGCCAAAGAGGATGTTAAAACTGTACTGCACAATTTCATGATCTATCCCAACACCCAATTGCATCGGCCAAACCAATCCAGATCAAAGACTAGTATGTTTGGGTGCAAGCCTGCAGATAATCCTCTTGATGCTAATGCCCATCTTGTGAGCAAGAATGATGAACTTGTGGATAAGGGGCGATACCAGAGACTGGTTGGGAGGTTAATTTACCTCTTCCACACTCGGTCAGACATTGCTTCTGCCGTTAGTCTGGTCAGCCAGTATATATGCATGTTCTATACTCCTCTCATATGGAAGCTGTGTTTCGTATTCTTTGTTATCTGAAATCTGCTCCAGGATGAGGGATTCTTTACTCCTCATGATCACCTATGAGTTGAAGCTTTCACAGATGCatattgggctggttctcctgatgATTGCATGTCTACATCTAGGTATGATACGTTCTTAGGGGGAAacttggttacttggagaagcaagaagcatgCTTTTGTGGTtcgatccagtgctgaagcagaattttgGGCTATGGCccagggggagtgttgtaatatgagTATAAGGGTAGAATTATCATAGGGATATTTCAGTATTTGTACCCTCTTTCatcctattataaataaagtctGGCTGTGTTTCATTGACATAAGTCAGATTTCCCCAATCAACGTGAAGAAATGGAGATGAATGTCAGATCAGTTCGAAAACAGATTTGATAGGTGGGGCATAGAAGTAGCTGATCATGTTGCAATTCTGGCTTCTCGGGACCTGCATGTACATTTTGTTAGTGAAGGCCTGCAACGAATCAACTGTAAGCCATTGAGCCATTGAATCCAGGCTGTGTTAGCCTAATGATCAGTAAAACCAATATGTTCTCATACAGTCAGACTGGACAGTTGGACTGTCAGCTGGTCAAACCATCAAACTGTGGTGTATACTTAAAAAAGTAAGTTGAAAGTACACTATGCTAGAGAGGAGACTTGAACCCCCTAGTCACCAGCACATTTGCAAGCCCATATACACTGAGCCAAGACTAATTTCATAATCATCGAACCTCATATCTaatatttacaacaaaaaataaacatatgatgGACTTTTCACATCAGATCATTCAGATTGCCGGGCCAGACGGTAGATTGCCAAACtgacaacttttttttttttttttttgggataggcATCAGAATGACTATTACTAAAAAAACAAGCCCCAACAAAGTACAACAGCAGCCATAAATCCTGCTAGTAACAAGAAACTTAACAGCTGAAGGACAGACACCAAGGGCCCCGGCTTgatcgtgtgtgtgtgtgtggagacCTGCACGTGGAATGTTGTTGTGTATTGATATACATGGTTGTGGCCCCTACTTaacagcatagttgtcaaggcatcgcctaggtgtccagaCACATTTTTTTGGATGGGCGCCTTGGTTGCTTAGGCGCTGTCTAGGGGATGgtcttgttggtgtcgccttagtTTTTTGACCCCCTCAACTGCCTTGGTTTGCCTAGATGCTGTGACAACTAAGCTTAACTGCTCGAGCTTTTGAGATAAAATGGTTATAACAGTAGCCAAATCACCCTCAACCATGATATTATGAAAACCTTCCGCGGCTCTGCCAATGCAAACTGTAACCCCATCTATAAAGAAAGAGCTCCATTCTGACCAAATTTCCCACCAATGGGGCCTGAATATTCCCCACAATGTTGCCATTAGCCAATACAATCATGCCACCCACCCCTGAaggtccttggttgccaagagAAGACCCATCGAAGTTACagctgatttggtatgatttcgatttcaatttcaaatggatttcatgaaatagtcaacaaatagatttttggtcaagaaattgaaattgttttggttgcatcagTTTGAAAtctttcaagaataagaaatcaatttggtagttcaatttctgagaatagatttTCTACATTTCTtagggggtggtggtggtggcggcggagGAGGGGGGGCTGGGAAGGGGGGTGGTGTTGAAGGCGGCagcagtggtggtgatggttaCGAAATACAGTGATTTTTCTGTCATTTCTTTTTAAACATGTCAAATGACGCATTAAAGTGGATCTCATAATAgacttgaaattgatttcaatttcaatattGAAACAGGTCCTTAGCTATTTCACTATTTTAGATGagattgatttcaatttctcataAGGAGAAAAAATCATAAGACCATAATTTCAATTTATacaaaaaaagggcgtacccagtgcacgaggctcccaccactgcggggtctggagagggtcataatctacgcagccttacccctgctttcgcaaagaggctgtttccagactcgaatccatgaccacttggtcacaatggagcaaccataCCGTTgtaccaaggcccgccctcatcataatttcaatttatgatcccatgaaattgaaatagaaatcataccaaaacagCTCTTAAGCTTAAGAGATTCTTCTAGTGGAGGCCACAATTCCACCTGAACTCTTTCCTGAGTGTTAAATGCAATTACATTCCTTCAATCTGTGAAAAGAAGTGTGTATCTGAATAGAGGATTTTCCATAGCCCAATGAGAAACCCTCACTTGCACCCTTTCTATCACCACTGACTCCGCAGAGAACTCATCTTGAAAGAGGCGGGCATTACGTTCCTCCCCAAAACACCACAAACCAGCATGTAAAAGTGGCTCTCCAAAGAAATCCAGATACCCCCAAAAGGAGCCAGGTCCCAAAACCAGATTAATCCCACGACATTGTTGGGGAAAGGCGAGACCAAATGAAATACCGACAAAAAGTGAAACAATACCCTTGGCAAAGAGGCACCGGAGAAACAGGTGATCAACTGATTCTCCATTCTCCTTACACATAAGACAAATGAAGGGTTATAGGCAGCATTCCCTTCTTCTAAACTGGTCGATATCCACAGTCGTAGCTTTATTATGAACAGTTTCCCATCCTATAGCTTTGCATTTCGAGAGGGTGTGGGATTTCCGTAAAACCTTGTAAGGGAAAGGAGCATAGGGATGCTCCAGGTCCTCGAGAAAAGCTTACGTAAAAAGGACCTAATAGCAAAAATTTGGATGAGAACAACcgagtcatagttgtcacggtctCTAGGCGATGCAAGCCGTTGGAGGAGGCCTAGacgcaaggcaacaccaacaaggtgcccacctaggcgaccaaggtgcctggacgcctaatgacgccttgacaactatgaactgAGCTACATTAAGGGTCCATATCCTCTCATCCTGAAGCTTTCTAGATAAGACATCCTGTAGGGACATCAATAACTCATGTACCATCTCTATTTCGCCATCCCTGAGGCCCCTCCTAAAACCTAGGTCCCAACTCAAACCACCCTGATCTAGAAATGCACACTAACAGTTCTATTAGGATAATCGGTCAGTGAAAGGAGTCTAGGAATCTAGGATAACAGATCTGATGTGCTGGTCTCCCTACCAGAGATCATTGGAAAACCTAATCCTTTCCCCATCACAAAATTGCCAACCTTATTTGCCTCAACAATCTGACACATGGTCCACTTacaaaaatagtttggatggatggaGATGGTGTTTCCTAGCTACCATGGCAGGTTCCATAACCAAGCAAAAAGGCTGTAAAGGGGCGTTCAACATGCAAAGAATCAAGGCATCATGTTTATTTCAGACTTAGTGAATACTGTAAATTGCCACAAAAGGATGATCCTGTGGCATAGGAAAGCATATGGAATATAAATTTGTAATGGGCATCTAAATAGATCACTGCAATTGATGATATATTATATCTTTATCCATGGAAAGAAACAAGGCTGCAGATTTTGTCATGGCACTTTAAATAAGCAAATCATTTTGCCTATGAATTCCCAAGGAACCTCCTGTATATTATACAGGAGGACTGGGGGCCGTAGTTATCAGGAGAATTCTGTCATAGTTCTGATGATATATTCAGTGTTCTACTTTCTGAAAGGCTTATTTCTATTAAGAAATTACCTTGTTTTTCCGTGCATAACATAGAGCTTCGAGATAATATCCATCTTGCACTAGCAGCAACACATAGTCATGATGCAATGAGAGCTGTCTCAGCATATCCATACCCAATTTCCTTGTCTGGATATTATTGCGACCTGAATCTAATAGTTGTAATGCAACTTCTTTTGAGGGCTCAAGGATCTGcatgaaggaaaaataaaattgaaggcAGGACAATAAGCAGCACAAACAACAACTACTGTTACGTgtataacaataacaataataatgacAATAACAAATAGTAATAACAAGAAACAATTATACTCACAGAATGTGCAACAAATtatcaaaatattaaaaattgaGGAACTCATTCTGATGTATATGTAAAACATAGTTTCTTTATCAAAAAGACCCCACTTACAAATTGAAATGGAAATAACACCATCCTTACTAATGAATCATTTTAAATGAATCACGTCAACAGGCAAGATTTGGCAGATAAGTCAACAAATGGACCTTGTTTATGATGAAAAACCCAAGTTCCGCATAGCGCTCACTGCGGGCTAGCAGTTGTATGGTTAAAACATTCAGATTCTGATGTACTTTGAGGTTCTCCAAAGCAGCACTGCAATTACAGAAAAAGATCAGGGTTTCCCTAGAGCTCTTTTAAAGTATATCAAATGAAAATCGGGCATCAACCAAGGAAATACTAAATGATATACCTGTGGAAGTACTCAACAATAATAGCGACCAAATAAGAAGGATCTACTGCCATCCCTTCCTCTACAGGAGCAAAGATGGAACCATACATCTCACCAGGTGAAATCGCTGGAGAAGCAACTTGTGAAACCAGCTGCTCAGAAACTTCAGAGTTCAATCCACTGGGGCCAAGCATTTGAGGCTGTAAAGTAGAATGCTCTACCTCCTTACCAGAAGTTTCAGCCCCTGTACCATCTTTAGTTCCCAAAAAATGAAGAttgttgggttgggatttttcaAGAGGCTCCCCAGAACTGCTTTTCATTACTTCAGAGCCAACATTCTCCTCTGAGTCTGAAACCAAAGCAGTTGATGATCTATTCACTGTCACACCTGTGGCAAGATCCAGAGATTCATTTTCCACATCTCCAGTTCTGAATTGTTGAGGTTCCCCAACCACTCCACTTGCAGTTGCTGATTCATGCATGGTTTTTCCAAGTCTTGCAATTCTAGTCAGAGAGCCATCGACTCCAGTCCTGGAGCTATCTACATGCCGTATGCCAGAAGTGGAACTAGTCTCACCACCCACAATTCTTCCCAGAAGAGTACTTCCCATTTTAATTGAATGAGAGTAAGAGGTAACTAGCACATCAATTGCTCTAGCAACCAGGGGTATGGGTCTCCGTTCTAGAATTATACTGCGAGTAATCGCCAAGCATAATTTCTTAGCCTGCAATGTAAATCAAATAGCATATAGCATCAAACTAGGTGCTACAACAAGCATTTTGTGCACCGTATACATAAAGCTAGTGCTAAATGCACTTCCTAATCATAAAATAGAAACATCACCTTGCTGGCTTCCAGACTTCGCAGCTGCAAAAATTCTAGAACAGAGGGCACTTCCGAGTTACTGGCAGCAATGGCCTACAAGCAAAAAATGATATGCTTCTGCATAAATTCATAGA includes these proteins:
- the LOC122642470 gene encoding regulator of MON1-CCZ1 complex-like isoform X2; its protein translation is MLGKASSAQPTVGLSGCGALSHVYIQHPPLRCSIPGSRGLFYDDGNKLLLSVTSDQVFAWKTVPNPLFDAPTSDPIGEGPVLSIRYSLDAKVIGIQRSTLVIEFRNRGTEEAFVHRCKSESESILGFFWTDCPTCDVIFVKTSGVDMYAYEPELKALRLVETKRLNVSWYVYTHESRLVLLASGMQCKSFTGFQFSSGGVVRLPRFEMVMANAEANKKPVLAAEDVHIVTMYGRIYCLQVDRIAMLLHLYRFYRDAVVQQGSLPIYSSKIAVSVVDNVLLVHQVDAKVVILYDISADSRAPISAPLPLLLRGLPRANTSSSRSSSMDTVLVEVSEVSDHEGIIYRDEWTFLIPDLICDSSHGALWRIHLDLEAIAASNSEVPSVLEFLQLRSLEASKAKKLCLAITRSIILERRPIPLVARAIDVLVTSYSHSIKMGSTLLGRIVGGETSSTSGIRHVDSSRTGVDGSLTRIARLGKTMHESATASGVVGEPQQFRTGDVENESLDLATGVTVNRSSTALVSDSEENVGSEVMKSSSGEPLEKSQPNNLHFLGTKDGTGAETSGKEVEHSTLQPQMLGPSGLNSEVSEQLVSQVASPAISPGEMYGSIFAPVEEGMAVDPSYLVAIIVEYFHSAALENLKVHQNLNVLTIQLLARSERYAELGFFIINKILEPSKEVALQLLDSGRNNIQTRKLGMDMLRQLSLHHDYVLLLVQDGYYLEALCYARKNKVNTVRPSLFLEAAFASNDSQHLAAVLRFFSDVIPGFRNTSDYNTYCRILSEMNSSTAA
- the LOC122642470 gene encoding regulator of MON1-CCZ1 complex-like isoform X1; the encoded protein is MLLNLPGFIVKAEIQENYNMLGKASSAQPTVGLSGCGALSHVYIQHPPLRCSIPGSRGLFYDDGNKLLLSVTSDQVFAWKTVPNPLFDAPTSDPIGEGPVLSIRYSLDAKVIGIQRSTLVIEFRNRGTEEAFVHRCKSESESILGFFWTDCPTCDVIFVKTSGVDMYAYEPELKALRLVETKRLNVSWYVYTHESRLVLLASGMQCKSFTGFQFSSGGVVRLPRFEMVMANAEANKKPVLAAEDVHIVTMYGRIYCLQVDRIAMLLHLYRFYRDAVVQQGSLPIYSSKIAVSVVDNVLLVHQVDAKVVILYDISADSRAPISAPLPLLLRGLPRANTSSSRSSSMDTVLVEVSEVSDHEGIIYRDEWTFLIPDLICDSSHGALWRIHLDLEAIAASNSEVPSVLEFLQLRSLEASKAKKLCLAITRSIILERRPIPLVARAIDVLVTSYSHSIKMGSTLLGRIVGGETSSTSGIRHVDSSRTGVDGSLTRIARLGKTMHESATASGVVGEPQQFRTGDVENESLDLATGVTVNRSSTALVSDSEENVGSEVMKSSSGEPLEKSQPNNLHFLGTKDGTGAETSGKEVEHSTLQPQMLGPSGLNSEVSEQLVSQVASPAISPGEMYGSIFAPVEEGMAVDPSYLVAIIVEYFHSAALENLKVHQNLNVLTIQLLARSERYAELGFFIINKILEPSKEVALQLLDSGRNNIQTRKLGMDMLRQLSLHHDYVLLLVQDGYYLEALCYARKNKVNTVRPSLFLEAAFASNDSQHLAAVLRFFSDVIPGFRNTSDYNTYCRILSEMNSSTAA